The genomic segment GCAGGCGGTATCCGTGATGCAATCATGTTAAAGGATTTCCATCTTTTAACCGGAAGCATCTCCATTTTAGTTGTCGTGCTTATCGGCTCGTTGATTACCGGACAGTTTAAACTCGGCTTTGCCGGACAGGCAGTTGCACACACCGACGGATTGTGGAATGCGCTCGGTATGGTATTGGTCGGATGGGCAAGTGTTCTGCTCGGCGGCTGCCCCTTACGCCAGCTCATTTTAACCGGCGAAGGCAATACCGATTCGGCTGTAACCGTAACCGGTTTAGTTGCAGGCGCTGCGTTTGCTCACAACTTCGGCCTTGCCTCTTCCGGTAAAGGCCCGACAAGCGCCGGTATGATTGCCGTCGTTATCTGATTAGTCGTAACAGCCTGCGTCAGCGTATACTACGCGGCAAAAAATAAATAATGTTTTTAACGGCATCTTTCATCATCGACCTCATGAGGGATGCCGTTTTCTAAATTAGGGTATCTCTAATTTTTTAGCTAAGGAGACGGAAAATGGAAGATTATACGGTAGATGCGCGGGGACTTTCCTGCCCCGAACCTGTGGTACGGACAAAGAAAGCATTTGATGCTCATCAAAATTTTACCGTACTGGTCGATAACGAAACTTCAAAAGAAAACGTTATCCGCTTTTGTGATAAGATGAAGGCAAAGACCGCTATCTCTGCCGACGGCAGCGATTGGAAAATCAGCGTTTCCAAATGATCAGCGGCTACGTAATCACGTTTCATACGCATTACGAAGCGCTTGTCTGTATGCGCAGTCTTGAAAAAAGCGAAGCCGCGCAGAACGGAGCGATTGCCGTTAAACTTATTCCCGTGCCGCGCGAACTCAGCTCCGCCTGCGGTACGGCGGTTAAAGTTACGATAAAAGACGGCGGTATTTTCGGTGCGGAAAACTTTACGAACATCGAACGCGATGAGGTTTTCACTTTTGACGCCGCCGGAAAATATACCGCCGTGGGCAAGTAAGGGTTAAATCTTTGGAGAGGCTATGAGTTGTGCAATTCCGGATAAAAATTTCAGCTTGATTAAATCTTCATCCTATTCCGGATGAGGGGCAAAATTAAGTGCGGGTGCACTGGACGGCTTACTCAAAAGCTTTTCTATTTGCTCCGATCCCCGGTTATTGGTGGGCTTCGACACATCGGACGATGCGGCTGTTTATAAAATCAATGACGAAACAGCTTTAATCTTTACGGCCGATTTTTTCCCTGCGATTACGGACGACCCGTATATGTTCGGGCAAATTGCAGCAGCGAATGCGCTCAGCGATATTTATGCAATGGGCGGAACCCCTAAACTGGCCTTGAATCTTTTTTGTATTTCTGAAAAAATGCCCGAACCCGTTATAAAAGAAATACTCAGGGGCGGTGCGGATAAGGCTTTTGAGGCAGGTGCAATTATCTGCGGCGGGCACACCATTTACGACAGTATCCCGAAATACGGGTTAGCGGTAACGGGTTTTGTGCATCCGGATAAAATACTGCGCAATTCCGCTTGTAAAGAAGGCGATGTGCTGATTTTAACCAAACCGATCGGTTCCGGTATTTTAACGACGGCAGCGAAGGCAGATATGATCGGTGCGGAAGACTTAAAAAATGTCTATCAAGTGATGGCCTTTTTAAATGCCGCCGCCTGCGGCATAATGACAAAATACGAAGTCCATGCTTGCACCGACATTACCGGCTTCGGGCTTTTAGGGCACTTATATGAAATGGGAAAGGGGAGCGGCGTCAGCATTGAACTTGCCTATCAATCGCTGCCGATTTTTGACGCTGCCGTCGAATATGCCGAAATGGGTTTTATCCCGGCCGGTGCATATTCAAATAGAAACTTTGTCGGTGATAATGCAGCGCTGGACGAAGTGCCCCGCGCCTATCAGGATATCTTATTTGACCCGCAGACATCAGGCGGTCTTGTTATTTCGGTAGCACAGAAGGACGCCCAAAGTTTATACACGGAGCTTTGTGCCGCACTGGAACCTACCGTTTGCGGGAAACCGGCAATTATCGGCACGGTTGCAGCACGTAATGATAAGATTGTGCGGGTAAAAGCTTAGTGTCCGCTGCCGCAACGGCACGGCCTTGTTAAACCTTATTTGCGAGGATATTTTGAACATTACACTAGAGCACCTGCATAAAAGTTTCGAGGACAAGAAGGCTGTCATTAAAGATATCAATTTGGAAATTGACAGCGGTACGCTTATTTCCCTTTTAGGGCCGAGCGGATGCGGAAAAACAACCGTCTTAAATATTATCGCAGGCCTCATAAAACAATCCGAAGGAACCGTTTATTTTGACGGTAAAAATATGAATAACATTCCTGTGGAGAAAAGAAACATCGGTATGGTTTTTCAAAACTATGCGTTGTACCCTCATTTATCCGCTTTTGATAATTTGGCCTTTCCTCTGCAAATGCAAAAATTGAATAAAACCGAAATTAAAGCGCGAGTACATAAAACTGCGGCATTCTTGGAAATAGACAAACTTTTACACAAAAAACCGGCAGTTCTTTCCGGCGGCGAGCAGCAACGGGTAGCCATAGGCAGAGCACTCGTTAAAGAACCTGCCGTATTGCTGATGGATGAGCCGTTATCGAATCTGGATAAAAAACTTAGAATCCAAACCCGCGAGGAAATACGAAGAATACAACAAGAACTTAAAATTACGACTATTTTTGTCACTCATGATCAAGAAGAAGCTTCGGCAATTTCGGATAAAATTGTACTGCTCCATAACGGTGAAATTGCGCAATACGGTACCTCGTATGAGTTATATCATAATCCTGCAAACTTATTTACTGCAAAATTTATCGGAGCAATCGACATCAATATTCTTGAAGCGGTTAAAAAAGATTCAGCCTATTTTATACCTTCTCTTAATGTGCACCTTTCCATGTCAGAAGAAGTTATATCCGGCAGCAGCGAGCCGCTCTATATTGCAATACGTCCGGAGGATATCGCTATCGTAAAAGAAGACCCCGATATTACGGCAAAAATTGTTATGATTGAAAACTTGGGAAAAGACACCATTGCAACAATGGAATACAATAACAATAATTTTAAAATATATATCCCAACCAACGGATTATATGTGACAGGAGGTTTTCTCGGTTTACGATTTAATAGGGATCGGATATTCATATTCGATAAGAGTGGTAACCGGCTCATCAATTCTAAATAAAAGGATTGAACACATGAAACAAAATAATTTTTCAAGAGCTATTCTTTATTTAGCCCCTGCCTTGATCATATTGGTTACCTTTAATTTATATCCTGCAGTTAAAGTTTTCTTAATGAGCTTTTACACAAAATACAATTATTTTAAACACCATGTATATGAGTATGGATTGGATAACTATCTTGCACTGGCTAAAGACGAACAATTTATTGCCGCTTGTATCAATACATTAAAATTCGTATTAATCAGCGTACCTATTTCAATTATATTATCATTATTGATCTCCGTTTCGTTGGTAAAAAATAATAAAATCAATACCATTATCCGCAACATATACTTTCTGCCTTTTATAACCAGTACGGTTGCCGTAGCTGTGGTATTCCGATGGATATTTCATTCGCGTTTCGGATTGCTTAACTATGCACTAGGAATAGTCGGAATAAAACCAATCGCATGGCTCACCGATTCCCGATACGCTATGACGGCATTGATTATTTTATGCGTATGGAAAACATTAGGCTATAATATTCTGATTATTCTTACCGGATTGCGGAATATTCCTCAACATTATTATTCGGCTGCAAGAATAGACGGAGCCGTACCATATAAGATATTTTTTAGAATAACGCTTCCGTTGTTAATGCCTACGGTATTTTTTGTGTCTGTCACTTCGCTTATAGGAGCGTTTAAAACATTTTCGGAAGTGTATGCATTATTCCATAGATCGGCAGGGCCTCTAAATGCATGTATGACCATCGTTTACTTTATTTATGACAAATTGGTAAATCAATTTTCGTATGGAATATCCGCGGCGGCATCGTTTATTTTATTCTTCGTTATTCTCCTGTTGACCGTATTAAGTTTTGCCGTTGCAAGATTATTAAATAAGCATTATGGACTAAAAAGGTAAAAAGATGGGAAAGTTCCGTAATACTGTTGTACTATTTATTATTGCTGTTGGCGCCGGAATTTCTCTTATGCCGTTTGTATGGATGCTTGTTACATCATTAAGCGACGGAGCGGCAATTTATAAACTGCCGCCGCAATTTATTTTGCGGAAATATCATTTTGAAAATTATGCGTTTGTATTCGGAAAGATACCGTTTAAAACCTATTTTTTAAACAGCGTACTTGTTTCCTTTGCCGTAACGGTGGGAACGTTACTCACTACTATTCCGGCGGCATTTGCTTTTACGTACCTAAAATTTAAAGGACGCGATTTTTTATTCGTCGTTATCATCTCCACGATGATGATTCCCAGCGAAATATTGTTAGCGCCGAACTTCGTTTTACTGACACGGCTTAAACTAATCAATACGCTCCCTGCATTATATATTCCGTGGATAGCTTCGGCCTTTTCTATTTTTATGCTCCGGCAATACTTTCTGGATATTCCGAAAGAACTGTATCAGTCGGCAAAGGTGGACGGTTGCAGCGATTTTAAATATTTATGGAAGGTTGCCGTGCCATACTCAAAACCTGCTTTGATAAGTATCGCACTCTTGCGTATTATCAATAGTTGGAACGAATTCTTATGGCCGCTGTTGATGATAAACAGACCGAGTAAAAGAACGCTGCCGGTCGGTTTAACAACCTTTATGACGGAAGCGGGACCGAACTATAATTATTTAATGGCATATTCGGCAATGGTCATTGTCCCTGTTATTATTGTGTATATAATTTTACAAAAGCATTTAATCGAAGGCTTTTGTAAAAACGGTATAAAAGGTTAAAACAAAAGGAGTCCTAAAATGAAAAAGCAAATGTTTCATTTTTCTGTAATTGGGATATTGATTGTATCAATATGTATTTTAGTCACCGCTTGTTCGGGTAAAGAGAAAACCGAAACGTCCGGCACGGAGACTGCTGCTCTGCAATCGGGCAAGGCGGTGTATGTTCCTAAGGAAAAACAAGTTTTGGAATTTTGGCATGCAATGGCCGGAGAAAACGGTACAACGCTTGAAGCGCTGGTAAAAAAATTTAACGAAACGCATACCAATATCGAAGTCGTTCCGGTGTTTCAAGGTCATTACAGAGAATTATTTGAAAAGCTCAATGGGGCAGCGCAAGCGCACACCCTTCCGGCATTGTCTATGATTTATTGCAATAGATTAACCGCATACGTGATGAACGATCTGGTTGAAGATTTAAACCCTCGTATTGAAGATGCAACCTACGGTTTTGATCCTGCCGTTTGGAATGATATCCCTGTCGGTTTGCGTGATAACGGTATGTGGGACGGAATACACCGCTCATTACCGTTTAATAAAGGCGCATATTTTATGTATTATAATGAAGATGCGTTAAAAGAAAAGAATATTGCCGTCCCCACTACATGGGATGAATTAAGAGGAGCTGCCCGGCAATTAACGGGTAACGGTGCTGTCGGCTTAGTATTTAACAAAAGCGTCGGTATTGATTTTAGCTTCTGGGTAGAACAGGCAGGCGGCCATATCTATGACGAAGCAACCGAAACAGTGCTGATCGATACTCCTGAGGTAAAGGAAGCATATAAATTTATTGTATCGATGATTCAAGAGAATATTGCAAAAATAGAATTTGAGGAAGGCTATATAACAGGTCCGATTTCCAGACGCGAAGCGTTTATCGGTTTTGCATCTTCTTCAAATATTCCGCAAATAAAAGAGGCGTGCAAAGCCACCGGTGTTAACTGGAAGGTAGCGGAATTGCCGCGCGGAAAGAAAGCGGCTGCCTTATTTTCCGGTACGGATATAACAATGTTCAACACAATTCCTGAAGAAACAAAACGGGCAGCGTTTGAATTTATGAAATACTGGTTTGAAACCGATACGCAGATTGTATGGGGAAAGGGAAGCGGATATTTACCGTTGACCAATGCAGCGTCGCAGTCAAAAGAATTCCAAGAATTCCTTGCTACGGAAGACCCGAGTAAACAGGTCGCTGCTAATATGTTCCCTTATGCGTATCAAGACCCCAAAGGGTTAAACGGTTATGCAATCCATGCAAATATGCAAAAAGCGTTAGAAGAAATCGTTGCAGGAAAAAAGACGATCGATCAAGCTTTAAAAGATGCGCAGATGCAAGCGACAAAAGAAATTGAAGAGGCAAAAAATAATTTCCGGAAGCAATAAATAATGAAAGATATTGTACTATTGAGTCATTGTCTTTTAAATCCGTTCAGTAAAGTGAACAACAATAAAGAACCGGATGACGTGAGCGCTTTAATTGAATGGCTGATGAAAAACAAAATCGGCATTATTCAATTAAAGTGCCCCGAAACGGAGATGTACGGCCTTAAAAGATGGGGGCATGTTCGGGAACAATTCGATACGCCGCATTACCGGCATGTTTCCCGAACACTCATTTCCCAAACTATCGATGAAGTAAAAGAGTATATCCGAAACGGCTATAAACTTTCGGCCGTTATCGGAATAGACGGAAGCCCCAGCTGCGGTGTGCATTGTTCATGCAGTTCAAAGCGTTGGGGCGGTGAAATTTCAATCATCCAAGATTTGAAAGAAGTAAAACAAATCGACTATTGCAACCTGCCCGGCATTTTTATGGAAGAACTGCAAATGCAGCTGGAACAAAACGGCATACACACCGCTTTCTTGGCTTATAAAGGCAAAGCGCTCGATGCCTTAATTAAAGAAGCGGAGTTATTGATACGCTCCGTCTAATATGCAACTTCTGCGCTTAACCGGATATAGTGGTTAAATTGCGTTCCCTTCGCTTTAGTGCGCCAATCATCCAACTGTCGCGCAGCTTCCGCTCGAATATTTTCTTCCCCGATAGTATCGATAGATTTTTCATACCATCCCTTTGTCGTATCGTTCGGTGAATAGATATTCCGCCGCACGCCCGGATTGATATTCGCCTCGAATATATAGCCGATTTTAAACAGCATATATCCACCCGACTTTACAATCGGCAAATGGCAGCTGACATCAAGCGCAAGCTGATTCACGTACTGGATGGTTTGCTGGCGCATAAAGGGGGTCGTATACAGGAACGCGTGATTTTTCCATCCGGTGCTGCCGTCTGCTTCTCTACTTGTAATCGTAGGATGATTGAATACAGAGCCGTCTGTCGTATACTGCCTTGCAAGGTAGTCTTTTATCATACTTATATCCGTAATACTTTCTGTTGTATTAGCATGGCGGATAAAAGTATTGGAGAGATTTACATCAAGCCCGTAAAGAGGGCGGAATTTTACCTTCAATTGGATACGGTCTGAATTAGGATCCAAATTGGTGCCAAGCGGAGAACCGCGGTGTGTATAATTTTGATAATTCGGTTTATTCTGATCATGGTTATCGACGTGTGTATACATATACGGCATTACAAGTGTATAGTTTAAGTCAACAAAAGAGAACCAATGAGTCTTCGGCATGGTATACGATGCCCCGAATTCTCCGGATATACGCCATTTTGCATCTTTAAACTTTAGTATTTCATTTAAGCCGATATCATCAACATAAAACGCTGAATCAATACGCAACCCTTTTATCGGCTTTACGGTTGCGCTTAAGCCGATTAATGAATTATCAGGAAAGTGATATACGCTTTGTCCGAGAAAAAAGGCTGAAAAAGGGATGAGATACATCGGCTCAAAGCGTCCGCCGTACATCATACTGTCGATAATGGAAAATGAAAGCCACGGTAACGGACGGATATCTATAGAATGGGAGGCTATAAACTTTTCAGGACCGATAGAAGATCTATAATCATTTGTTGCCGAAAGTAATAAAAGAACTTGATTATATGCCCATTTTGCCTTATTAACCGTAAAAATAAACTGTCCTGCATGAAATGCATCACGGGAAATAAAAATACCGCTATCGTGGAAGGGACCGTAAGAGGTACGCCCCAATCCTGCCGTAAAATAATATTCAGGAGTACCGAATGTTGCCGAAGTATTAAACATAGGTAGTAGTTTTAGTTTACCGATGTTTCCGGCATCATCGGCAATATCTTTTTGCGAATAAGAATATGCCGGTAACAGATTTTCGTTATCCAAGGTATTCATAAGGCTAACGTTCAAGTAAGCGGAAATGGTCAAAAGCTTCGCGAGCGAATAATTAAGTTTGCCGAATGGTGCTACGAAAAACTGTTTTTGAGAATTGCGTGAAGCAAAATTAAACTCTGTTTTTCCTCCGAAATGAAATGCTCGTTGAAAAAAACGCGCTTGATACTCTGCCGCTTTCCGCTGCTGTCCTGCATCGCCTTTTTCTGCAACTATCCGTAAGAGTCTCTCTATTTCCTGCAACGGATACGGACGAATGCTGGGAGCGTCATTGATAAGCCCGCTTCCTTCCCAAATCGCTAAATCCTCATAAAAGGGATCGAATAAATCTACCGGAGCTTGCGCATAACTATTGAAACAGAATCCGATAACTAAGAGACCGATATACCAAATCTTTTTCATCATAACCTCGTTCTTTCATATTTTTATATAAATTCATAAGAAATTACCAAAAATCAGCAATATACTCAACAGGGTATTGAAATTACCGGAGATTGTCTATTTATTTTCTTTCAAGATGTTGCTTTTTAAGGTCTTACTGTGTTAGGATACCGCATAGGAAAGCTTTAAAAATTGAGGTTTTTAAAGGGATCCATAGATTTATTAAGGTTTTATGTATGAGAATTGCCATAATTGCAGAATACTACCTTCCCGAAATAAACGGTGTTGTGTACCACATGGAAGCCTTGAGAAAAGGTTTGATAGAAGCCGGACATGAAGTGCTAATTTTAAAACCTGATTTTAAAGCAAAACACTACCATATTACTGATGGTATTTTATATAGCCCTGCATTAAAATTGCCCAATCTCTATGATTATTCTGTTTCTTATCCGTACAGCAAAATCGAATTAAAACTCTTGCAGGAATGGAAGCCTGATATTCTTCACATCCATACGGAATTCAGTCAGGGCATATTTGCTTTGTATGCAGCACGTCAGCTCAATGTACCGATCGTGTATACTTGTCATACCATGTATTACGACTATATGCATTATTTAGGTGTATTTAAAAATTTTAAAGCGGCAAAAAGTTTTATCAATAAGAGCATTTTAAAATATACCAATGCCGCCAAAGCAGTTATCTGTGCGTCTACAAAGATGGAGGATTTTCTCAAACAATGTAACGTAACAACACCGATTTATAAAATTCCCAACGCTTGTATTACAACCGATTTTGCCGAGGAAACACTGAATCAAGATCAATTACATGCACTAAAGACTCAATACAATATAAAACCGGATAGTTTTGCGGCTTGCTTTTGTGGAAGATTGGCTGCAGAGAAAAATCTTTCTTTGACATTAGATTTTTGGAAAGATTTTACGGCCGATATGCCGAATTGTAAACTATTTATAATCGGAGACGGGCCATCCAAAGATGAACTTGAACGGAAGGCAAAAGATTATGGCCTTGAAAATTCGGTTGTTTTTACAGGAAAGACCCCGCACGAAACCGTTAAATACTATTATCACCTATGTGATACATATATTATGACGTCCCTTTCCGAAAACCATTCGGTTTCAGCTTTGGAAGCAATTGCTTGCGGTATTCCCGTAGTACATCTGTACGATAAAGAGAACGAAGATCAATATATTGAAGGTGTAACGGGATTTGCCTTTAAAGATTCAGAGTCATTCAATAAAATTCTGCACACCATTTATGATAAAAAGCAACGTACCGGCGAGAGTAAAACCCTTAAAGAGGAAATAAATACAGCGGTAGCAAAAGATAATTATCAAACGATGGCGCAAAAAATTTTAGCTGTTTACAAACACGTACTTGCTGAATCGGCGTAAACAAACAGAGATAAGGTAGCCTCCCAATGCGCCCGCCCGCCGAAATAAGTATGAAAAATTATCATACAAGATATTGCTTTTTTAAACTATGTCGTGTTAGATGCCCTATAGTTCTGAGAATTTTAAATTACCGGTTGCTTTTACCGCCTTGCTGTGTTAGGATAAATCCGTAAATGTAGAGGTTGCCGATATGCGAATTGCTATTATTACCGAATGCTATCTGCCGGAAATCAACGGCGCTGTGTATCATATTGAAGCGCTAAGAAAAGGCTTAATTGAATTAGGGCATGATGTTCTTATCGTTAAACCTGACGCAAACACAAAACACCATCATATTACCGACGGTATCCTATATAGTCCCGCCGTAAAATTACATAATCTGTATAATTATTCCGTTTCCTATCCGCACAGCAGAATCAGATTAAGACTACTGAAAGAATGGAGACCCGATATTATCCATATCCACCATGAGTTCAGCCAAGGGTTATTCGCTCTCTATGCAGGGCGTAAACTTAATATACCGATTGTATACACCTGCCATAGTATGTACTATGACTATATTCACTATTTCGGCGCACTACAAAATTTTCAAGCGGTAAAAGATTTTATCGACCATGGAATTTTACGGTATACCAATGCCGCTAAAGCGGTTATCTGTGCATCCACAAAACTGGAAGATTTCTTAAAGCAGTGCAAAGTAACAACGCCGATTTATAAAATCCCGAATGCTTGTATTACAACCGATTTTGCCGAAGAAACGCTTAATCAGGATGTAGTGCATAATCTTAAAATACAATACAACATAAAACCGGACGATTTTATTGCCTGCTTTTGCGGACGGCTGGCAGCAGAAAAAAATCTTTCCCTCACGTTAGAATACTGGAAAAATTTTACGGCCGATATGTCGAATGCTAAATTATTTATAATAGGAAACGGTCCCGCAAGAGCTGAACTGGAACAGCAAGCAAAAGATTACGGCCTTACAAATTCCGTTATTTTTACCGGCGCCGTACTGCATGAAAATATCAAGTACTATTATCATCTTTGTGATGCATATATTATGACATCCTTGTCCGAAAACCATTCGGTTTCGGCTTTGGAAGCAATTGCCTGCGGTATTCCCGTAGTACACCTTTACGACAAGGAAAACGAAGATCAATATATTGAAGGTGTAACCGGTTTTGCCTTTAAGGATGCCGGTGAGTTCAATAAAATTCTGCATGACATTTATAATAGAAAACAACGTGCTAAGGATGATAAAGCCCTTAAAGAAGAAATAAGTGCGGCAGCCATAAAAGACAATTATCAAACGATGACGAAAAAAATTGTGGATGTTTACCGGCAGGTGCTTGCCGAAACCGGGCGCACAGATACCGGCAGCAGCGAATAACCGCGTTTACTAGAGAAATAAGGGCAGGGATTCTCTTTTCTAAAAACTAAAATCCTTTAAAAAGAATTCGGGATTTACCGCTTCCATATTCAGCCTTATTTCCCAATGCAGATGCGGACCGGTTGCAAGTCCCGTTGCACCGGAACGCCCAAGCTTTTCCCCCTGTTTGACGTATTGCCCTTCGTGCACATTCAGCGAATCCAGATGGTAATAAAGGCTGTACAGTCCGGGCAAGTGCTCTATCACAACGCTCCAGCCGGTGGAAATACGGCTTTCCGCCAGCATAACTTTCCCAGCCGCACATGCGTGAACCGGAGTCCCTGTCGGCACACCGTAATCTATTCCGTAATGCAGCGATATGCTTGTCGTTTTGTCGGTATATTCAAAGATACGCCGGTCTCCAAATCCGGACGTGATACGTTTTGACTCCACCGGAAGCGTAAAAGGCTTCAATGCATACACATCCTGCGGGGTAACGGCTGCAAGAATGTTATTGAGCTTTTCAATTTGTGCGGCGCGCTCAGGACTTGTATCTCGCCTAATCCCCGTATTCCGTGCATCAAGCGGAATACGTTCGGAAATAAATTGCTTTTCCGGAATAGCAAGGGGGAGCAACACCTCTTTTTCCGGTGCTCCCGCAGCGGAAATAATTACCTTAAGCAAATAGGTATCTTTGTCGGAAAGCCATGTCGAAAGTGGAATGCCCGCCAGCATATCAGCTGTTCCCGCCGCGAGTTTTTGAGAATTTGAACTTTTAGGATTTGTCAAGAAAAACTGCGCGGAAGCAATATTCTTTTTCCCATTAAAAAACTGTAGAACTGCAGCAGGATTTTGCAAAGCTCCGTTGCGCACTGTGGGGGAAAGCTTAATCGAAAGCCTCGCAAACACCGCATCACCGGGCTGAGCTTTTTCGTTATAGGTTATAGAGCCGCTGTAAGCCTGCTCTTGGAACAGTACCGTCTCAACCGCAGACAACTGTGCCGCAGCAGCCGCAATGTACACAATGCAAATAATGAACCCGTACAAAAATCTTTTATGCATATCTGTCATATTCGACTTTCCCAATTATTCCCTGATGGTACCGAAGTCTGCTAGATCAATCAAGGTATAAGGCGGGGGAAGTCTCCCCCTACGCTCCATAAAAGCGCACCTTTTCTGTACTATGCTGCACAACGTTTTTCCGCTGCGCTTCAAAAGTTGTTGCTGCAAAACTCGAACGGTGCGCTTGTTATTGCGCTACCCCCTCTCTCCACGCATACATTTTTTCGGTATAATAAACG from the Treponema vincentii F0403 genome contains:
- a CDS encoding glycosyltransferase, with product MRIAIITECYLPEINGAVYHIEALRKGLIELGHDVLIVKPDANTKHHHITDGILYSPAVKLHNLYNYSVSYPHSRIRLRLLKEWRPDIIHIHHEFSQGLFALYAGRKLNIPIVYTCHSMYYDYIHYFGALQNFQAVKDFIDHGILRYTNAAKAVICASTKLEDFLKQCKVTTPIYKIPNACITTDFAEETLNQDVVHNLKIQYNIKPDDFIACFCGRLAAEKNLSLTLEYWKNFTADMSNAKLFIIGNGPARAELEQQAKDYGLTNSVIFTGAVLHENIKYYYHLCDAYIMTSLSENHSVSALEAIACGIPVVHLYDKENEDQYIEGVTGFAFKDAGEFNKILHDIYNRKQRAKDDKALKEEISAAAIKDNYQTMTKKIVDVYRQVLAETGRTDTGSSE
- a CDS encoding M23 family metallopeptidase; translation: MTDMHKRFLYGFIICIVYIAAAAAQLSAVETVLFQEQAYSGSITYNEKAQPGDAVFARLSIKLSPTVRNGALQNPAAVLQFFNGKKNIASAQFFLTNPKSSNSQKLAAGTADMLAGIPLSTWLSDKDTYLLKVIISAAGAPEKEVLLPLAIPEKQFISERIPLDARNTGIRRDTSPERAAQIEKLNNILAAVTPQDVYALKPFTLPVESKRITSGFGDRRIFEYTDKTTSISLHYGIDYGVPTGTPVHACAAGKVMLAESRISTGWSVVIEHLPGLYSLYYHLDSLNVHEGQYVKQGEKLGRSGATGLATGPHLHWEIRLNMEAVNPEFFLKDFSF